A window of Metopolophium dirhodum isolate CAU chromosome 6, ASM1992520v1, whole genome shotgun sequence genomic DNA:
tcaaataattaatattattattttcctatgcAAATTAGCACAATACGTTTATATGATATGAGTAGTATATAACATGAAAGGTatgattaaactattaaataatagtagcGCCACCCATTAGTGACTAgttgattcatttttttttttttttttaatattttagaagcgTTAGATATTTAAGTTTTGTAAAAGGTCACGGCTCCACTGTCCACTTTCTTTTTAACCTGCAGTTAGGATTTCCTGGGAGTGTAAGGATAGAAAGATCATTTATGAGAGGGTTAGGATGAGTTTGGAGTCGTTCATGGAAGCGTGTGTAGAAGATATTATGTGGACTAGGTCAACGTTTTCGGAAAAAACCGAAACAATTAGGCTTTTGTAATTCAACCatcaatttattgaaaatacttaaataatttattatttatttttatttaatattatgtaggttttttttcaaatgtatctatatagtatTCTGTGTTTGGCAATTACTcattaaaatcgaattttaaaaacatttttgaaagttatgagtttttaaaaatataattgaaataaactataaagtacgTTCAGgtcacaaacataatatttgtattatacacgTGTCTGTGGTTCAGGTATAAAAAAATGCGTTAGGAATccatgaataaatataattttagaaaaacaaaTGTTGGGGCACCCtgactaatatactattaatactaacacttataaatattacctaggtacatattatatacgtcactGTATGACGATGTAATATTAaggttataaattacaatattttgttacgaTATCTTATAGTAttgagttttaattaatatttatttgaattttaaaatgacaTAAAGCTCGATCGAAAGCAATTTGCACTTGAATAAAGTTTTGCAATTGACTTTTTccatataataagtaatttgcGCTgaactataaactattataaattataatatccgcGGTAACCGTCACAAGTCGTTAGTTAACAATACGTAGcaacaaaagtataaaactgTCGATTTTCGTATTACAAGTCTAGTGaatgagtatttttattttttttttattgatctctaaaaaaatatcaacatcgACAACAAAGGCCATTAGTGATTAAGTACAAAGataagtgttataatattaggttacATATTTGGTTTCATATACGAtcgaacaattttgtttgtttcatAAAACTATTCATATCATTTTTCATGCCTGGGTCCGAGTGCGGTGTGGAAGGTTATGAGATATCctgaatgaataatttattatgtatggtTAAGCCCTATAATAGTCCTGTGTAGGGTCTTGTGTCTGAGTCTTATATTTAGTGGGTCGGTGACGGCGGATGGTATTATTTATGCAATAAATCGACTCCGTCAATACTGTCAAGGCAGCCGGCTGAAACGTCTCTTCGCCGACTTATCCTTCGTGGCGAAAATGATCGCGGCGCCCCCGTACACGACTCCGAGAATCACGAACGTACAGCTGTACACCAAAAACTGAAACACACGAATCGGTTCCGGATATTAGTTTATGATGCGCCATACAACGAAAATACCCGAACAAGTTAAGTACATTTCTTTAGTGCGGACGTCGTTAGTTGTTATCGGCTGTTCAAAGTTAAAAGTCGGTGTAAGTAGGTCCCCGCCTATAACATACGCGGCGCTCACTTAAAATAAATGGCTGGAAACGTCTTGAATAGTACGTCTCAAATAAATCGTTTTATTCAACACCGTTCTCGTCGTAACACACATATATTCGTCATAGtctatttataatgtttatgttattttgaatcgagtgttatattattagtggtaggtataatataacatacgtcatattattttatatttataatatttgaatatacactTTAAGACTTAATCgcatagttattttataaggttttattaaatttccggAACTTGGAAGTAGTTTTTGGTGAaacatatgtaataataatattcataataaagtaATGGATCAATGCGTTCTTCAACCTTACAATTTGTTTGAAAGAAAGTTTGCACCGACTTTGATTTCAATATGATGGCGGAACACTGGTACCTGCAGCTTTACCATTGTATAACATTGTACTCGTTGTAGGTCTATGGCAGGTCAATGGGCCTTTACCATTTTCGGTCGCTTTTATGCGAGTAGGATTgaacataaaactataaaagtaataaatgaCAGTGCTGTCTGCGATGTAGACgtagtattaatattgtacatgtacattgcacataataaacattgttaattGGTATGACTATATGATGATTCTAACGCATATGACATATTATGGTATTCGagggtaatatatttttattataaatatttgtcacATCGACCAAACTGTAATCACTGGCTATCACGTTGAAAGCTAACGTTTTCTACAGAGGTCAACGAACCAGCATACCGAAATCAAAATATCGGTAAGTACTTAATGAGTAATAGCTTATAATCaacaattcaaattttgaaaccCGAGTCTGAAGTCTTAACAAGTCGTATATTTTGATAGGCTGACAGACTGTTAGACTTATACATAATGTTCGGTAGCTGAAGCTCCGCCCGAATAGCAGTGGGttgttatgaaataatatattgaatagatCTCAGTGAACTGTCAACTGATAACATTACAAGATAACTTTGAACTGTTATGGTATTATTACCATTGGCTTTATTTATTCACGGCTCGTAAATATttcgaaaaacataaaaacgaaTCGCATTTCATATTCTTTTTACATCAACGACGTCACGTGTACCTGTTTACATCACTCCGCTTTCATAATACAcgagcattatattatatctaaagcGATTTcgtatacgtatacctatcaCATATATGTGTATGATgagtgcgtataatattatatatgaatacaaAAACGTCAATATCAATATCATCATCTCACCCGGACTGGCAGCGACGTCCCAATGCGTATCAGGAGTGACGACAAGCAAGTGGAGAGAACGATACCCAAGAAAGCATTGAATCCCAGTACTGAGGTATAGAAATCGTGTTTTAGTTGTTTGGCGATCTGTGACCTGAAACGAAAAGCAGTTAACACCGTAtacaatgaaattaataattatagtgataAATGATtgtaggttcataatatatacgatatatctAATTGTTAACTCGAGAAAAGACTAGATAAACACACCAATTCAGCAGCAATTCAACTACTTGATAACACTCAAGACATTAGGCGTCTAAAACGCCGAAGACCATACGacttagtataaattattagactAAGGCTGGGACCTCTCCACTGGGAGTGATAAcccaaacatgttttttttttgtatatatttactaaatatttattcattaatttattaatatttaatatgtatgtacgcacctcttaaatgtattgttaaagatcattaatcgtaataataaaaaagccttagtgtggtttaaaaaaaaattacctaattgtACTTTTTacattctgagtggaacgatgtattgattttacaatgatgtgtgttttttttttaaatttttttttgtgtctgtgtacacgataagtagtcgaaacaATGCTTAGATTtacaacttcagtatcttgttcgatgggaaagtgaatattgttggtgcatttgAGAGatcaaaattcccaatagttttcaaaagcgccaggaaaaacaacataaaaattaaggaaaaacgggaatttttacgcaaaatcggttttccacaaaattggtttttagcttacaattatagtttaagttaagattattttatacataaagaaATGCTTACATAGTACTGAAATTATATTGAGTTGTAGTGttgtacaattacattttttttaaaggtaataatttattttgtgtcaGCAAAGGGTACTATAGCTTCATAAAGGTTATCTGGGATTTGACACTCTTCTGTGGCTTCTGAGTTCTAATTTGACAATGGTATACTtgcattattgtattaattgattgtactcatcaatatataataggtaaacaaaatcaaattctACCTATTTAAAGCTATAAGTACTTGAAATCCCAGCATAATTTATCAACAATACTCGAAAGTAGGTCAATTAAACAACTATCGtctattcataaaaattgttattgaattttgattttcgtGGCtttagatactatattattatatgctagTGTGAAAAGTCTTTGCTggtttttaataggtaggtataggtatgtatcAATTATTCAATAACGAATATATGTAACACTTCAAGAAGGTGTGGCCTTTCGCAGGATACCCATAAATGGCCGTgatgtattgttatatattataaaatgttttattatacataacgaTCATCTTATATACTCACATGGCGATGACGAAGATGGATTGCACTATTGTGTCGAGGCAGATGTACATCATGTACACGACAAGGATGTTTTTCGAACAGTAGCCTAGGGACAGGAGCAACGCGATCGCCAGAGAAATGAAAGCCAAGAACGAGTACCCGTGTTCATTCCAGTTCACGTTCACCTTGCCGATTTGATAAGTACTGATCGccgctatatataggtacgtaataatatatagatatcgtgtcataaaaatatattatttttttttaggcacAATCTTTAATATGGCCAAACGTATAAGTTTCTACCATGTCCAACTTtgaggggtgggggggggggggtctttCCCTAGACAGTTTACTGTccagacagagagagagagagatgaCACTCTCGGTCGGAACCCGGGTCCAAACTTGCGACGGTGCACACTGCACATTGCAGAATGGTTAGGTCCCCCtcgacatattttaatatataacacgaaaaaatatagtaaaaaatagtAGAATACTGTATGtgtgtattgtaaaaaaaacaaatgagtGAAAAACAGTATAAAATGACTGCATGTATAGGGTGGTGAATTTATTCGCCAAAGGTCTATAACAAGTTGGTTTATTACCATGTTATACCATGATGTTGTCTCCGGGAAAACCTAGAAAATCTAGCGATGAGCTGCCTATATTTGTCGCCGACcggatacacacacacacacacaattataattaatttgaatacttgtacattttccataatatattaattgtaaaacgttgatatttattattctcgTTGTTCGACCGCGAATGTGCCTCAATTTCCGGGTTGCATAAAcaatcactaaatatttaatgaatccATTGTGAGCTAATGGTCCCCTAAACATTAGCAGTCCCTTTGGAATTtatgcattaaataaataaacacaataaataattgtgcATAGCACAGTGGCTCTAGTATGACAAACAATACCTGTGCTATTTGTGTATATGTTTAACAGTTGTCGGTTGGTATATAGCTCATCCACTCCTACGGACCACCGGGACACAACTCTATAATAGTCAAGTTGTAttacaaatcataatatcattatttcagCTTGAACAGTCAGGCTATTCATTCATTTGTTATTGTAACATTTCACAAGTGCCAAttctatgtttatataatatatacatataatacatagtttttactttttagtcaCAAATGCAGATAATCCGTACCggaagtatttttataatattcgaaCTGTCCGTGTTTTAGGGTTGCGcacgttatattttttaactatcatAACATGTATCTCGCTAATCGTGTTGtataacataacaaaatatGGAGCATTTCGATCAAACGAAATGTATATTACACTCACCGCACATGGTGGCCAGAGAATCGACCAAACCATTCAGCAACATGTGTTTATCGTCCGTTTCGTCTGCGATGtaagtgtacaaaatatttacgtacAAATTCGTCTGcggaggaaaaaaaaacaaattaacgaaATTACAGCAAACGGTCATTATGGCGATTGATcgtgcatacatattattatattaatataatgtcataCCTACAGAATGTTCAAAAAGCATGTAAGCGCATGTTTGTTTCCAATCTTTTTGAACACTGTACATAGGGTTACGACTTTatgattatgaaatatttcaacttaattaggtagttattctataaattaaaaatttgtattcttTCTAGTTAAAAATACAAACCCATATAAGTTTACAgtcttatatatatacataattataacaaCGGCTAAGgttattaacatattacatttataataattataaaataactacgaaaatattgtataagtatgaAATTCGGGCAGTTTTTCAAACTGacaattgtatactatattatataaatgaataattattgatgaAGTATTTACCtgcattgatttaaaaataacacttttAGCTTTCTTATAGAACTTAATagaactttttaaataaaaatgaatacataagtatataggtaaatatatgtaatgaatagaataaaatatctaaaaattaactaataaagcagatgaatatttatgtattcGTCATTTCTATCACGGTGTTCACTTAAGTAAGTATCTATAGGGTATAGTTGCtacaatactttttaatttaaaaattcaatatatttttttttattattatcattattattaagtttaaatatttcaaaaaatttatttcatgaaattgtatAACTCTATccgtacatcataataatattatgtatatacttgtGTGAATGCGGCCATGGCTATGACATACCAAATGGACCACATCAAGACCGTACGGTCTGCGTATGAATGTTTGAAATCGCTGAAGTGGTTGAACAGAATCGCAGACGGCACGATCTGAAATTTgaaagtattcaaataaaataatatgtctcgTATATAATGAGATTTGTGGGTCTAACCTAACCAAACCTACCAGTGTCGTATGTATGCGATCTACCAACGTTAATAGTGatctaattattagtaatataatagattttcaTAGCAagtattgtgtttaaaattattgattttaacattattattattagtttctcGATGTCGTCTCTAGATAGCTGGATgggtaatatttcaaattaaataaaagttttaataagctaattttcttaattaatataagtaggtactctaAAATATGTAGGTGTGTGAGTGATTCCTAAAATTTTGACTGTAGAAACGTGAGCGAGAAGGGGAAGGACAACACTTTCGAGAGATCTGGAAAAACTAATCTCGATACTCGCCTCGggcgaaaatatattataatgcttgtTTTTGGACAAAAACTTTACCACCCTGGCGAGACGACATCGTATGCAAATGTCACTCGAGTGCTCACGTTTGGCTTGTTGGCTTTTTCAGTTGATGAGTACTTGGGTATGCCTGGGTTTCGTATGGCCGAATTTAAGAAACCATCGTCGCCGTCGTCTCTCATATGAATTACCGTTTTGCTTTTTCCGACGGACGGCAAGAAGCACGCCCACGTGGTCGCAAATGTCATGactggaaaaataataaaccagtTACGTCCGTATCAATTACTATACAGGTACGCGAACAGCAACGCAGACGACGAGTATCAGTGGCGTAACTAAGACCActttgtgtatgtgtgtttggtTGTGGGAGGAGGtgatatatgatatttatatttcatatttgtccCAAGGTGATAAAAATAGTGTATATTCATATCTACATATTTGTCACAAGGTGataaaaatagattatattcatagctacatatttattaattttataataataattaatgtgcaTCAATGTAtcgtgtttatagtttatataataaacttatcaTATACTATATTGATATCTTTTCAGAGTATACTGGATAATCTCAAACAGAAGAATCGAGATACTAAAATCTTTATCACAAGACTGAACTTGttaactttatattaacatataactAATAGAAAACATGTCATCTAAAGTTTACAGGACATGTCCCAACTCATTTTTATaccaaaatgataaatattataaacgttatgAACTAAAAACAAGTtaacatagtaaaaaaaatcttcTAGAGggttggttataatataatatatcacctaCATCGCCCTCTGTAATTACGCTACTATAGtgagtatatattaaaataataatagggtAGGTGTGTGTTATAATTGGTGGAAATGtgttttagaaaatgtattacagaaatgttaaaaatattaaaatacataatgtagaaattatttttttgatccaataattttgttaatggCTTTCCGTGCATAGCACGAATAAACATAcatattctgaaaaaatatatttgtaagatTTTTTTGCCCCCTAACCCGAGTTTGCAATTAGACGTCTGTTGTGCgtcaagtaataaaatataaaaaaaataaaccacttCGAAAACCGTACAGGCGAGGCTGTAGTAAGGCAGAACAGAGTAATTGCAATTGTTGAAGTAGACCACCAGTTGACCCAGGAGGCCGCCCACGCACGTGCCGCTCAGCATTCCCGATTTGGCGAATCCCGTGGCTATCTGATAGTGTTCTTTGTCCTCGATCTTGGAGTACAGGTAACCGTAATACGCCATCTCGATGCACGCGAACAATGACAAGCAGATTTCGGTCATCTGTTggacacacgcacacacgaccgtttaggtaggtacattatccCACTAGGCAcaaataaattacctaatataatgtaaaatatttttttaccaaatgtattattgttagtcTGAAATCTAAATACTTTGAAACGGGCCTGattcaaaaaaattgtctataatctggtaataacgaaaaaataataatgtacattattattttagtatgtacattgtacaccaTGCCATACTACTGTTCAGCGAGAATCACATAAACTTGTGTACAAATAGGAGAGATATCGTCCTAAAATTATATGTTCCATCACTAAACCATGgttttgaatgaaataaaactcctttataatatttatttttaaggtcGTATCCCGTGTTTAGATTTTGGAGCTGGTGTCTAATATTATGCAGTAATAtgtctattatttaataataaagtttaaaaaaggcCACCCCTGCGGTGGCTGGTTCTTTGTTTCTAACtcactgtaataatatacacctcACTATAAACCCgtcaaaatataggtatactctgTGTGCTCTTTCGTAGtttcatatacctacgtattatacgAATTATACGAATTATTCGAATTATACCACTATTCGAAACGTGGTTGGTGAATTGATCAGATTGACGTATGCCACCATACCCAGCATCCCGTTGATTATCATGACCGGCTTGTATCGCAAGTAGTCGGACGACAGGAACACCAGAAACGATCCGATCACTCCGAAGTATATCCTGATCGGCGTCAATACGTTTGAAACCTGCGTACAACAGTAACACaaccgataatataatacaaagctTTGGACTTGCTCGTGATTTGTTTGCGtgcagtgaaaaaaaaaaaaacataaacccAACCTTAACCGTTTTGTTATAGTCGTCGATGCAGCTGTATATGATTATAGGTGTATTCTGTATAAGATTATGATATCGTATATTGTGCAATAACCAATAATAACCAACTACTCCGttgcaatacattataatatattacatacgagtatgtaatacattataatatattacatacgaGTATGTAATAAGTACTGGATGTTAGAACAGTCATCAtccgaaaaaaaatcaaatttattcgAAAAATGAAAATGCGGTGGGTTGAAGTAGAATATATTCTTAGAGTAATCAAGTTTTAATTAGTTTGCTTATAAACGTCTTCATCCGATTACGAATTTATGTAGCTCAACAATCGCTAATCAAGGGAATTCTATACTAGaataccgtataatataataaacatttacgtCGGACAGACCCTATactgtcatatattattattataacactcgtaagcaaaatgtatcaaaaattgattgttttaagaatattatttatttttttacttcaacaacggtatctatttttttataaaataaatatgattttatgggAACTGGTGAAGTCTGATGAAACACCTGCATACTGTATAATTGGTATTTTGGTTCGGATTACGCGGATTTTTGATTTAGTGaagatatcaaaatatattatgtacgtctgAACAATCCaccaatataaatttttatttttatttagctgATAAAGAGGACGTTGTACCCGCATATGAGTTGCCGCCGCTGAGTTACGCGTACCGGATTCTTACTACAACTCATTTATATGTactttataaaagaaaaaaatgtactgtaGAGGAAAATATGAACTGTGCTCGTGcagagttttattttattatatagatattggATATTTTGAAACGAGTTCAacggattttaaattattaaaatacttatacatcataatagaataaaaatgtgggaaaaaaatgtatcactcgAACGCAGTTCGTGTATTCTTTTTTACACgtttgattacaataatattattattatgtaactataaatCAACATTAAACGAGCTGTAGTAAGAATCCGAAACGTAGAtttgatgtaatataatacgtgtgaacaagacagagacaacacacgCTGGTTATGGTATGGGatgtcataatataaactatattataagctCGTACAATATATTCGTccctatttgtttttttaaaaataacttcgTATTGAAACAGAAAACCGATTTTGGAATTTAGACGTGAATACTCCAGCGATTGTTatcatcatatttattatttatttttcgttttcatACAATCGGATACAAGCGCGTAGCCGACGAGGGGGAAAAAACGTTCGACGTACACCGAATTTCGAGagttgaaaaatgaataaatacatttataatatttgaatgtcCGTCATTgctgttgtatatttttatgccGTTATTTTGGTCCCGCTCTTACGTAATATTTTGTGGCATTTGTAAGTGTAACACGCCGACGCAACAATAATGGTTTTCGAAATTGCATTAACGATTCCCCGCTTGTTTCGTCACGAAAGCTTAATACTTCCACACGAttcattttgttattttcacGCTTCTGTTTCTCTTTGGTTTTTTCCTTCCGCCTTCAACACAAAAcacaatatagattttttttttttaaattaagaaagaATGGTTTTGGTTTtcttttttcactttttatttttccttCCTTCCGTTCGATGATTTCGGCtttgtttatttacattatatagaaTTGATTTTACGAcagtcgtattattatatacgtgacTTTTGCTCGCTTTTTCCAAAACCGAAAATGCTTAATAATTCAGGAGCGACACGTGTGCGTcgggaacaaaaaaaaaaaggtctttGAGTTTGTTTGAGTTATCGATTCGACGAACttctacagaataataatacaatgtattaatGAAAAAGATTTTAAACAGCTACATCGACAAGTCAAGTATTAGTCAGCTGGGTGCATGAAAATGTCACCAATTTACAGGTAGTCGATTTTGAGGTTGGATTCATGGGGATTTATAACGTGTAATTACAACAGTTCTAACAGTACATTTTTtcacttgaaaaaataaatataaactacctacattggtattaaactattaatataaatattaaggaTACTATAAAAACACTGCATTACAAtttagttctaaaaaaaaaccgaagtttTTACATTGTCCTAGTTGAGTCTCGAGTTTCATAATCATTTGTGAACAGAGTcccgatttttaaatttatgtcgACTTTCGAGTCGCGGCTCTTTAGATATTATACGTATTGCACAATCACGAGTGGCCACGTAGGGAATAGGGGTAGGGAAAAAAGGTAAATTGGCCATTTGAGTGTTCTCCGCTGTGTAGCGCTGCAAATACGCGAGAGCCCGGCGTTCTTGttgcaaattatattgttatcactgACCAGTGACCACTATAATCAGTCATATTATTTTGCCTAGTTTCACGCGttcgtgttttaatattatttttcgtttttttttttttttcggaaagcaatgaatactttttattatagatagataaatagataattattaggattatattgtattgttttatacgATCTGCCCAGTGATATTTGATAAGAATCTTTTAAGCTTTCAAATAACGTTTGTTTGGATATACTCAGCCGTCTGGATAAAATCCCAGaacattgattttttaatgGCGTCATTTCGAGCTAAGTGGACACCCAATAAAGT
This region includes:
- the LOC132946975 gene encoding thiamine transporter 2-like → MDHWKFITVMVTVFTFTVEIRPMDSFLTAYLTGPFVNVTLNEVSNVLTPIRIYFGVIGSFLVFLSSDYLRYKPVMIINGMLGMVAYVNLINSPTTFRIVMTEICLSLFACIEMAYYGYLYSKIEDKEHYQIATGFAKSGMLSGTCVGGLLGQLVVYFNNCNYSVLPYYSLAFMTFATTWACFLPSVGKSKTVIHMRDDGDDGFLNSAIRNPGIPKYSSTEKANKPNIVPSAILFNHFSDFKHSYADRTVLMWSIWYVIAMAAFTQTNLYVNILYTYIADETDDKHMLLNGLVDSLATMCAAISTYQIGKVNVNWNEHGYSFLAFISLAIALLLSLGYCSKNILVVYMMYICLDTIVQSIFVIAMSQIAKQLKHDFYTSVLGFNAFLGIVLSTCLSSLLIRIGTSLPVRFLVYSCTFVILGVVYGGAAIIFATKDKSAKRRFSRLP